The DNA segment AATCTGTATGTTATGGATTTAGCGAGTGGGAATATGACACAGGTAACCAATGGCAGAAGTAATAATACCGAGCCAAATTGGATGCCAGATGGACAAACCTTAGTCTATACTTCAGATCAAGGTGGACGTCCACAAATTTACAAGGTTAATATTAACGGTGGAACGCCAGAGCGTATTACTTGGGAAGGTAAACAAAACCAAAACCCAGCAGTAAGCCCAGATGGTAGTTTCTTAGTTATGGTGAGTTCTGAAAGCGGTAGGCAACATATCGCTAAGCAGGATCTGGAAACGAATTCCGTACAATATCTAACAGATACGTTTCTGGATGAAACGCCAAGCATCGCTCCTAATGGCACAATGGTTATTTATAGCTCGACACAAGGCTTAGGCACCATTTTGCAGCTAGTATCGACTGATGGACGTTTCAAAGCGCGTCTTCCGGCGACTGACGGTCAGGTTAAATCACCTGCCTGGTCACCGTTTATGTGATGCATAAAAATTATGTATGGCAAACAAATAAAGGAACAAATAGAGATGCAATTAAACAAAGTGTTTAAAGGGTTGATGTTAGCATTACCACTCGTTGCTGTTGCAGCATGTAGCTCAAACAAAAACGACGATCAAACTGATACAAATAATGTACCAGTTGTTGAACAAGGTCCTACTGCTGAAGAATTAGCACGTCAGCAATTAGAACAACTGAAACAACAAAACATCGTTTACTTCGGTTTTGACAAATATGACATTAGCTCAGACTACGCTAACCTGTTAGATGCACACGCAGCATTCCTGCGTTCAAATCCATCAGTACGTATCACTGTAGAAGGTCATGCTGACGAACGCGGTACTCCAGAATACAACATCGCTCTGGGCGAACGTCGTGCAAACGCTGTGAAAATGTACCTGCAAGGTAAAGGCGTATCTGCTGATCAACTGTCAATCGTTTCTTACGGTAAAGAAAAACCAGCTGTACTGGGTCATGACGAAGCCGCTTATGCGAAAAACCGTCGTGCAGTACTGGATTACTAAGAGAACGGCATGAACAACAGTAACTTCAGACCTTTCTTGATGAGTCTGTTGTTACTGGTTGGCGTAGCGGCTCCTGTAGCCGCTATTGCCCAAGCGCCAATCAGTAATATCGGTTCAGGTTCGACCGATGAACGACTCGCCCAACTTGAGCGTTTTTCAAATGCTCACAGCCAGCTTTTGACCCAATTACAGCAACAACTCGCTGATTCTCAGCGTGATATTGATATGTTACGTGGTCAAATTCAGGAAAATCAGTACCAGTTAAATCAAGTTGTTGAACGCCAACGCAATATCTATCAACAATTAGATAGCCTTGGTGGCGGAGCTTCAACATCAACAGAAGACACTCAACCTGATAATACTGCTTCTTCAACACCTTCTGCGGCAACTAGCTCAGGACAAGGTGATGAGAAGGCCGATTATAATGCAGCAATTGATATCGTATTGAATTCTAAAGATTACGATAAGGCAATTGTTGAATTAAACAACTTTATCAATAACTATCCGAAGTCTAGCTATCAATCAAATGCACAATTTTGGTTGGGTCAGATGTATTATCTAAAAGGTAATAAGGATCAGGCGGCAAGTACATTTGCTATTGTTGTTAAAAACTATCCAAAATCTCAAAAAGCAAGTGAAGCCTTTTATAAAATTGGCTTGATCATGCAAGAGAAAGGGCAAAAGGATAATGCTAAAGCTGTTTACCAACAAGTGATTAAGCAATATCCAAATAGCACTGGCGCTAAATTAGCGCAAAAGCAGCTAGGAACACTCTAATTATTGGCCCCGTAATGTAAAATGTTGCATTTTCGGGGTTAAATGATTGTTTTTTCAACGGTTGAATGTTTTTTTGAAAAAAAACGTTGCACAAAAACATTAAATCAGTATTATTACCCGCCGTTGCCACAGAGAATGTGGCGAGTTCGAAAAAGGGTCGTTAGCTCAGTCGGTAGAGCAGTTGACTTTTAATCAATTGGTCGGGCGTTCGAATCGCCCACGACCCACCATTTTCGAACACCAATCCGTTTTATTGAAATGGGTCGTTAGCTCAGTCGGTAGAGCAGTTGACTTTTAATCAATTGGTCGGGCGTTCGAATCGCCCACGACCCACCATTTCAACCCCTTCCCGTATATCTATCATTCCCTAAACAGAACAGTAAACAAGCTCTTAGCTATTTTTTGATAATGCAATTCATTGTTTGATTACACAATGAAGATAGCTTTCTCAAAATTGAAAAAACTACCTCGCTTTAATTAACAATCACATTGAAATCAGTAATGACAAACAACCGATGACGTAATCTGGGTATATTCATTCTCAGTCAAAAATTCATTGTCGATCAGCCAATTAGAGATAAGCGCTTGCGTTTTTATCGCAGTATCAATAGGGTGATTGAGTCGTTTTGACACATCAAGAAAAAATGCCATCATTATAGAAAGGGAGGCGGCAGCTTCATAAGGCGTACTCATTGCAAGTGTGCTTTCTAATGAACGTAATGAATAAAACTTAGGTAGCCACTCTTTTAAGTTTTTCCCTTGATACCACACATCTTGTGTTGATGTTTGTAATGCAACTTGTTCAAGTAAGGCTATCAACCATTCACGCATATCATTCATGCGATAATTAGCAAACCAAAACTCATGGCGCAGAATCGCTACAGCGGCTTGTGTGGCTTCAAACCAGAATTCTTGAGCATCACTGTAAGCTTGCTCTTTTGAAAGCACAGGAGGTGTTATAACGCTAATTTCAGGAAGCCCGTCACATAAACCTGTTTTATCAAGTAGGATTTGATATCCACGCTGGTAAACTGGACTAAGCCCTTCACTTTTCATGTTAAAAATACGCTCAGGCTCTGCCATCATAATATCCATTTTGCGGCCTTGAGCTAAAACATGTAAATAAATAGGCCAAAGTTTACCTTTAGGATCTTCGCACTCTAATTGTAAGTTAACTAAGCTATCACCAAATTGTGATAACCAGTGTTGGTTTTTTGCGAGTTCAGTCGCACCATAACCGATAAGCTCTATATCAATATCAGAATAACTGTCTATCTTTTTATTACGTCCTAATGATCCAGTTAGCACTACAGCTTCGATTCTAGGATCAAGGAGGGCAAAAGATAGCATGCGATCGATTAAACGTGTTGTTGGCTCCATATTTCTCTCTAGTAAGTAAAATGTATAAAGTTATTTGTCGTTTTTATTGTTTAAAAAGTGAATTAGAATAATTTGTTTAGTATATAAAACATTTATTTGTTATTTTTATTAACTCGCAACATAATGTTCAGTATCAAAAACACAGTACTATTATAAATATGAATTTATAATATATCTTTACTACTTTGCAAAGATGTCGCAATAACCCATATTTTCTTTGTTTTTTTCTATGATTAAGGCGGGGTTGTAAAATGGATGTCATGAGTTGGTTTAGTATCAATAATATTTTAGTCAATATTCCGTTAGGAGAGGGGGGATATCCGCTTTCATGGATTGAAGCTGTCGGTACTATTGCTGGACTATTGTGTATTTGGCTTGCCAGTCAGGAAAAAATTATTAACTATTTATTTGGACTGATTAATGTCACCTTATTTGCCATTATATTTTTCCAAATTCAACTATATGCAAGCTTATTACTTCAAATTTTCTTCTTCGCTGCCAATATTTATGGCTGGTATGCATGGAGCAAAGTGAATGACTTTGAGCAGGCCGAGTTGAGAATACGCTGGTTAAAATCAAGTCATCGTCTCTTTTTAATCGTTGTTTCGATAGCAGCCATTGCCGCTCTTACTTTCAATATTGATACTGTATTTGGCTATTTAGCTGTTGTCGCTGTTGATATATTAAATGTCTTTGGTGCAAATTTAGCTACACCCGTTCTTGAACCAGATGCTTACCCATTCTGGGACTCTGCAATGACGGTTCTTTCTATTGTCGCGATGATCTTAATGACACGGAAATTAGTTGAAAATTGGCTAGTTTGGTCCGTTATTAACGTGATTAGTATTGTTATATTCTACAAACAAGGTGTTTATGCAATGTCTGTTGAATATATCATCTTACTGGCTATCGCGATTAATGGTTCTCGTTTGTGGATCAAAACAGCAAAACGCTCTAGCAGAAATAATTATCTCTCCTAATAAAAAAGGCTGGCAGAGTTATCTTTCTCTCCAGCCTTAATATTCATTGTTTTTATTCTTATTATTAACGCAATTACAAATCATTATTTTGCTTAAATGCGCTATTTCCCTTTATATTGAAATTTTTAGAAAGGTGACTATAGGTGCTTTAGGTTGAAAGGGTGTTTACAGATAGAAAACGAATGGTTAGATTGGAAAAGCAATAATAACATTGACTAGATAACATAGAGTGGATACACGGGAATGAATTATCAAAATGATGACCTTAAAATAACACAAATTAATGAACTTTTACCGCCAGTGGCTTTATTGGAAAAGTTTCCAGCGACTGATAATGCGGCTTTTACAGTTCGTCATGCCCGTGAAGCTATTCATCAAATCCTAGCAGGAAAAGATGATCGTCTATTAGTGGTAATTGGACCTTGTTCTATTCATGATCCGAAAGCTGCGCTGGAGTATGCACAACGTTTAAGTCTTATTAGAGAAGAGTTGAAAGACAAACTTGAAATTGTAATGCGTGTTTATTTTGAAAAACCGCGCACGACTGTAGGTTGGAAAGGCTTAATTAACGATCCTCATATGGATCATACTTTTGATATTAATGAAGGTTTACGTATTGCTCGTAATCTTTTATTAACGATTAATGATAGTGGCTTGCCAACGGCTGGCGAGTTCTTAGATATGATAACGCCTCAATACGTTGCTGATTTAATGAGTTGGGGCGCAATTGGCGCTCGTACGACAGAATCACAAGTTCACCGTGAGCTTTCATCTGGTCTATCTTGCCCTGTTGGTTTTAAAAATGGTACAGATGGCACCATTAAAGTGGCGATTGATGCGATTAATGCTGCGGGATCGCCACACTGTTTTCTTTCAGTGACTAAATGGGGGCATTCTGCAATTGTACGCACGGCAGGTAATGGTGATTGCCATATTATTTTACGCGGTGGTAAAGAGCCAAATTACAGCGCTGAGCATGTTGCTAAGGTAAAAGAAGGGCTTAAAAAAGCCGGTTTACCACAAAACGTCATGGTAGATTTCAGTCACGCAAATAGTTGCAAAAAATTTGAGAAACAAATGGAAGTTGGTGCTGATATTTGTCAACAAATTAGCGCAGGTGAAAAAGCATTAATCGGCGTGATGATTGAAAGCCATTTAGTAGAAGGTAGTCAATCATTAGAAAGCGGTGAGCCTTTAGTTTATGGCAAAAGCATCACTGATGCATGTATTGGTTGGGATGATACCGAAACGCTATTACGCCAATTAGCAGATGCGGTAGTGACCCGTCGTAATAAAGCGTAATAATTAAATTTAAAGCATAAAAAATGCCACTCATTATGAAATGAAGTGGCATTTTTTTGTGTAATTCAAAATAAAAGTAAAATTATTTTGCTTTACCTTGGTTAGCAACAGCGGCTGCTTTTGCTGCGATTTCGTCAGCATTACCTAAGTAGTAACGTTTGATTGGTTTCATGTTTTCATCAAATTCGTAAACTAAAGGTACAGCTGTTGGGATATTCAGCTCAAGAATTTCATCTTCGCTCATGTTGTCTAGGTATTTAACCAGAGCGCGCAGTGAGTTACCGTGCGCAGCGATGATAACTTTCTCACCAGAAGCAACACGCGGTTTAATCACTTCTTCCCAGTATGGGGTTACACGATCGATAGTCAGCGCTAGGCTTTCGGTTAATGGCAGTTCTGCTGCAGTTAAAGATGCATAACGTGGATCTTTACCTGGGAAACGTTCATCATCTTTAGTTAATTCTGGTGGAGTGATTGCAAAACCACGACGCCATTGTTTAACTTGCTCGTCACCGTATTTTTCAGCGGTTTCAGCTTTGTTTAAGCCTTGCAGAGCGCCGTAATGACGTTCGTTTAATTTCCAGCTTTTTTCAACTGGCAGCCATTGTTGATCAACTTGATCAAGAATGTTCCACAGGGTGTGAATTGCGCGTTTCAGAACAGAAGTATATGCATAGTCAAAAGCAAAACCTTCAGCTTTCAGCAGTTTACCTGCTTCTTGCGCTTCATTACGGCCTTTTTCGGACAGCTCAACGTCAGTCCAGCCTGTAAAACGGTTTTCTTTGTTCCATACACTTTCACCGTGTCGAACTAGCACAAGCTTAGTTACTGCCATAGTTTAGACTCCTATAATTACTTTCTTAATATAAGTTTAAAATTAGCACTTCAATCATTATATGGATCATCGACAAGAACGCCAAACATAAGTGACAAAACAAGGGGGATTATGTCAAAAATGTCGTTTGTTCGATGAATTATTGCACAGTTGTCACACCTTTTGCTTAATCGTTCAAGCTATTAATCTAGCGGGATCGGCGTAAAAAAACAAAATATCCGTTTTGTATAAAAAATAGACGAAACTAGCGTCCATAAAAACGACACACTTTTTATTTGTTATTGTTTAAAGAACAAGCAAAAAATGTCGATTTAAATAAAAAATTCAGACCTAATTTTAGCGTTAATTTCTAAAATCATTGCCCTGATTATGACAGTAAAAATCCATCTTTAACAAATTTCTTGCTGATAGCGATAAATTTCACCGTCTTTAATAAAAGTCAATCGATGAGTAATACATAATGGTGCGTCTTCTTGATGGTGACTCACAAATAAAAGCTGTGTATTACTATGGCTTATCATGATGTCAATAAAACGCTGCACTAAGAGTCGATTTGTTGTGTCTAATCCTTGCAGTGGCTCATCTAGAATAAGCAAAGTAGGGTGCTTAACTAACGCTCTAACAATTAACACTAAACGTTGTTGTCCCCATGATAAGGCATGAAATGGATTATTGGCATGGGCTGTTAAACCAATCAATGCTAACCATTCATCAGCGAGTTTAAGCTGTTTATCTGTAATAGCCTGATAAATACCAATTGAGTCATGAAATCCTGAAATAATGACATTTTTTACACTTGAAGAGACACGATAGCTCTGGTGTAAGGCATTACTGACATAACCAATATGGCGTTTAATTTCCCATATCGTTTCGCCACTTCCTCTTTTACGGCCAAATAATGTTAAGTCATTACTATAGCCTTGAGGGTGATCGCCAGTAATTAAGCTTAATAATGTCGATTTTCCTGCGCCATTAGGACCTAAGATTTGCCAATGTTGGTGAGGTTTGACTTCCCATGTTAAATGATAAAGTACGGGTTTATCGTTATAACTCACTACACCATTTTTTAAAATGATTGGAGAAAGAGTGGGAGATAATTGTGGGATCGCATCTGACGAGTCTTGTTCAGGTAATGTGAAGCTTTTAAGTGTTTCACTGTGAGATAATTGTGCGATCACAGAATCAGATAAAATATGTTCCTTTTCGCCTTTAGCGATTAATTCGCAATGAATAAGTAAACCTGCATGTTGAATAAAATCAGGAATATCATTAAAACGATTTAAAATGAGTACAATCGTCAGATTTTGTTGATGTAATAGTGTAAGTAATTCATTTAGTGCTCGACGAGAATCAACATCTAATCCATCAAAAGGCTCATCTAAAATTAATAGATCAGGTTCATTCATTAACAGTTGAATAAGCAGTATTTTACGAGATTCACCAGTAGAAAGGTATTTAAAACGTCTTGATAATAAGTATTCAACACCAAACTGTTTTGCTAATAAAAGACACTTATCATTATCTTTTACCTGCATTTGGATAACTTGAGCAACCGTTAAACCTGTGTCTTCTTCACCTTCACTGAGTAAATCGGTGTTATTACGACGCCACTCTTCTTCAATCATTTTTTGTAGTTTTTCAAAAGAGAGGCTAATTGGCCGAGTAAAGGTATTAATGAACTCCCCTGATAGCAATACACCTTCTTGACATAATGCGTTTGCTAATGCGGTTTTTCCACTTCCATTACTGCCTACAAATGCCCAACTGTCACCTTCATTAATCGTTAAATCATTAATTTGTAAACAGAGGGTATTGTTTAATCGAAATTGTGTTTTTTTGAGTTGCAAGTATTTCATTATTATTATCCGTAGCTTTTAGAGCAAGTAGAGTACTTACCAATATCGGGTTAACTAAAAATTGTCAATATTTGTTGAATTATTCTTAGGTGAAAAAAGCTTAAGTGCCTTTTAAAAAATGATAACTATTTAGTCATAAAGTTTATGTAATTATATAAAAAATTACTCAAGGATGATTTCTATATGCATAAATTTAAAAATAAAAGGATTAAATTTTTATTATTTTTATTACTAATGTTAGTAAGTGAAATGAGTTTTTCCGATATTAATAATCACGGTGTTAATGAAAATAATTGTTCTTTAATTAATGAAGTTAAAATAGAAAATGCTGATATATTAAGTGATAAAAAACAGAATAAATTAATATCAAAATATTTACACCAATGTTTAACAGCAAATGACATACATAGTATCGTTAATATTATAACAAATGAATATATTGTGAAAGGTTATATCACTTCACAGGCGTTTATTTCTCATCAAGATCTCTCTAATAATAAACTTACAATTAAAGTCATAGAGGGAAAAATAAAAGATATTTTCATTGATAATATTTCTTCTCGATTAGTCAATATTATCTTTCCATCGTACAAAGAAAAAAGACTTAATTTACGTGATTTAGAGTATGGGCTTGAACAACTTAATCGATTAACAACGGCACAATATACATTGGATATTAAACCTAGCGATAGTGTGGGATATTCATCTATTTTTATTGTTACAAATAATAAGAAATATCCTTTTAAAAATCAATTAACCGTTGATAATTCAGGTAATAAAAT comes from the Proteus appendicitidis genome and includes:
- the modF gene encoding molybdate ABC transporter ATP-binding protein ModF; the protein is MKYLQLKKTQFRLNNTLCLQINDLTINEGDSWAFVGSNGSGKTALANALCQEGVLLSGEFINTFTRPISLSFEKLQKMIEEEWRRNNTDLLSEGEEDTGLTVAQVIQMQVKDNDKCLLLAKQFGVEYLLSRRFKYLSTGESRKILLIQLLMNEPDLLILDEPFDGLDVDSRRALNELLTLLHQQNLTIVLILNRFNDIPDFIQHAGLLIHCELIAKGEKEHILSDSVIAQLSHSETLKSFTLPEQDSSDAIPQLSPTLSPIILKNGVVSYNDKPVLYHLTWEVKPHQHWQILGPNGAGKSTLLSLITGDHPQGYSNDLTLFGRKRGSGETIWEIKRHIGYVSNALHQSYRVSSSVKNVIISGFHDSIGIYQAITDKQLKLADEWLALIGLTAHANNPFHALSWGQQRLVLIVRALVKHPTLLILDEPLQGLDTTNRLLVQRFIDIMISHSNTQLLFVSHHQEDAPLCITHRLTFIKDGEIYRYQQEIC
- the cpoB gene encoding cell division protein CpoB, whose product is MNNSNFRPFLMSLLLLVGVAAPVAAIAQAPISNIGSGSTDERLAQLERFSNAHSQLLTQLQQQLADSQRDIDMLRGQIQENQYQLNQVVERQRNIYQQLDSLGGGASTSTEDTQPDNTASSTPSAATSSGQGDEKADYNAAIDIVLNSKDYDKAIVELNNFINNYPKSSYQSNAQFWLGQMYYLKGNKDQAASTFAIVVKNYPKSQKASEAFYKIGLIMQEKGQKDNAKAVYQQVIKQYPNSTGAKLAQKQLGTL
- the pnuC gene encoding nicotinamide riboside transporter PnuC produces the protein MDVMSWFSINNILVNIPLGEGGYPLSWIEAVGTIAGLLCIWLASQEKIINYLFGLINVTLFAIIFFQIQLYASLLLQIFFFAANIYGWYAWSKVNDFEQAELRIRWLKSSHRLFLIVVSIAAIAALTFNIDTVFGYLAVVAVDILNVFGANLATPVLEPDAYPFWDSAMTVLSIVAMILMTRKLVENWLVWSVINVISIVIFYKQGVYAMSVEYIILLAIAINGSRLWIKTAKRSSRNNYLS
- the gpmA gene encoding 2,3-diphosphoglycerate-dependent phosphoglycerate mutase — encoded protein: MAVTKLVLVRHGESVWNKENRFTGWTDVELSEKGRNEAQEAGKLLKAEGFAFDYAYTSVLKRAIHTLWNILDQVDQQWLPVEKSWKLNERHYGALQGLNKAETAEKYGDEQVKQWRRGFAITPPELTKDDERFPGKDPRYASLTAAELPLTESLALTIDRVTPYWEEVIKPRVASGEKVIIAAHGNSLRALVKYLDNMSEDEILELNIPTAVPLVYEFDENMKPIKRYYLGNADEIAAKAAAVANQGKAK
- the aroG gene encoding 3-deoxy-7-phosphoheptulonate synthase AroG, whose translation is MNYQNDDLKITQINELLPPVALLEKFPATDNAAFTVRHAREAIHQILAGKDDRLLVVIGPCSIHDPKAALEYAQRLSLIREELKDKLEIVMRVYFEKPRTTVGWKGLINDPHMDHTFDINEGLRIARNLLLTINDSGLPTAGEFLDMITPQYVADLMSWGAIGARTTESQVHRELSSGLSCPVGFKNGTDGTIKVAIDAINAAGSPHCFLSVTKWGHSAIVRTAGNGDCHIILRGGKEPNYSAEHVAKVKEGLKKAGLPQNVMVDFSHANSCKKFEKQMEVGADICQQISAGEKALIGVMIESHLVEGSQSLESGEPLVYGKSITDACIGWDDTETLLRQLADAVVTRRNKA
- a CDS encoding aminoglycoside 6-adenylyltransferase translates to MEPTTRLIDRMLSFALLDPRIEAVVLTGSLGRNKKIDSYSDIDIELIGYGATELAKNQHWLSQFGDSLVNLQLECEDPKGKLWPIYLHVLAQGRKMDIMMAEPERIFNMKSEGLSPVYQRGYQILLDKTGLCDGLPEISVITPPVLSKEQAYSDAQEFWFEATQAAVAILRHEFWFANYRMNDMREWLIALLEQVALQTSTQDVWYQGKNLKEWLPKFYSLRSLESTLAMSTPYEAAASLSIMMAFFLDVSKRLNHPIDTAIKTQALISNWLIDNEFLTENEYTQITSSVVCHY
- the pal gene encoding peptidoglycan-associated lipoprotein Pal, whose translation is MQLNKVFKGLMLALPLVAVAACSSNKNDDQTDTNNVPVVEQGPTAEELARQQLEQLKQQNIVYFGFDKYDISSDYANLLDAHAAFLRSNPSVRITVEGHADERGTPEYNIALGERRANAVKMYLQGKGVSADQLSIVSYGKEKPAVLGHDEAAYAKNRRAVLDY